Proteins from a genomic interval of Croceicoccus naphthovorans:
- a CDS encoding MmcB family DNA repair protein, whose translation MADSSTAFALSPDTDATALAGAAAVARGISRLFARNDIWALPEMPLVGGRRADLMGVDSRGKVVIVEIKVSRADLMGDGKWTDYLDHCDRFYWGLSPELDRQCLETGDFHPDRCGVIVADGYDAEILRPAPLLKLNPARRRMEVERLARCALRRRQVDLDPHCAPWGGEHSG comes from the coding sequence ATGGCCGACTCGTCCACCGCATTCGCCCTTTCGCCTGACACCGATGCCACTGCGCTGGCCGGGGCCGCCGCCGTAGCGCGCGGGATTTCCCGATTGTTCGCGCGAAACGACATCTGGGCCTTGCCCGAAATGCCGCTGGTGGGCGGGCGACGGGCGGACCTGATGGGGGTCGATTCGCGGGGCAAAGTCGTAATCGTGGAGATCAAGGTTTCGCGCGCAGACCTGATGGGCGATGGCAAGTGGACCGATTACCTTGACCATTGCGACCGGTTCTATTGGGGGCTTTCGCCCGAACTTGACCGTCAATGCCTTGAAACCGGCGATTTTCACCCCGACCGCTGCGGCGTGATCGTGGCAGATGGTTATGATGCGGAAATCCTGCGCCCGGCCCCGTTGCTAAAGCTGAACCCGGCGCGGCGGCGGATGGAGGTGGAGCGGCTGGCACGCTGTGCCTTGCGGCGGCGGCAGGTCGATCTGGACCCGCATTGCGCGCCTTGGGGCGGCGAGCATTCGGGGTAG
- a CDS encoding DUF2141 domain-containing protein, whose protein sequence is MKRALILPLMALPLLGATPPTGADVTVSVTHLRSTDGKVRACMAPQKSAFPDCRGGVGMELSVAADKAGAFTFRNVAPGTYAIALIHDENDNGKIDKALMIPKEGFGFSRDAPVRMGPPPFSAAAFDVGKENVRQPIKMRYLL, encoded by the coding sequence ATGAAGCGGGCGCTGATCTTGCCGTTGATGGCCTTGCCGCTTTTGGGTGCAACACCGCCGACGGGGGCGGACGTTACCGTGTCGGTGACGCACTTGCGATCAACCGATGGCAAGGTGCGCGCGTGCATGGCCCCGCAGAAAAGTGCGTTCCCCGATTGCCGGGGCGGCGTGGGCATGGAACTCAGCGTCGCGGCGGACAAGGCGGGGGCATTCACCTTTCGCAACGTTGCGCCCGGCACGTACGCCATCGCGTTGATCCATGACGAGAATGACAACGGCAAGATCGACAAGGCGCTGATGATCCCGAAGGAAGGCTTCGGCTTCTCGCGCGATGCGCCGGTCCGCATGGGCCCGCCGCCGTTCTCTGCCGCCGCGTTCGACGTGGGCAAGGAAAACGTACGCCAGCCGATCAAGATGCGCTACCTGCTCTGA
- a CDS encoding DsbA family protein encodes MTLAPKQFRLAAVAVAILALLLGTVWYMTANGAEPKSDADDAVEAAGFDTKERAAIEALVRSYILEHPEILPEAIERLREKESLAAMDAIREDLFTPYPGAVLGNPRGETVLVEFSDYACGYCRRSVEAVEKLIAEDPDLKVVIREFPILSDDSVTAAKWALAAAHQGKYEAFHHAMYAAGRPTLANIEKAAKAAGLDVEMARKAAASPAIAAEISANRAFANQLQFGGTPAWVTASGTLEGAVGEDALRKALNEPGSAQGG; translated from the coding sequence ATGACCCTTGCCCCAAAGCAATTCCGCCTTGCCGCCGTCGCCGTGGCCATCCTTGCCCTGCTGCTGGGCACCGTCTGGTATATGACCGCGAACGGCGCCGAACCGAAAAGCGATGCCGACGACGCGGTCGAAGCGGCCGGGTTCGACACCAAGGAGCGCGCCGCGATCGAGGCGCTGGTGCGCAGCTACATTCTGGAGCACCCGGAAATCCTGCCCGAAGCCATCGAACGGCTGCGCGAAAAGGAATCGCTGGCGGCGATGGACGCGATCCGCGAAGACCTGTTCACGCCCTATCCCGGCGCGGTGCTGGGCAATCCGCGCGGGGAAACCGTGCTGGTCGAATTCAGCGACTATGCCTGCGGATATTGCCGCCGTTCGGTCGAGGCGGTGGAGAAGCTGATCGCCGAAGATCCCGATCTGAAAGTCGTGATCCGCGAATTCCCGATCCTGTCGGACGACAGCGTCACCGCCGCGAAATGGGCACTCGCCGCCGCGCATCAGGGTAAGTACGAGGCATTCCATCACGCGATGTACGCCGCCGGACGCCCGACGCTGGCGAATATCGAAAAGGCTGCGAAGGCCGCCGGTCTGGATGTCGAAATGGCGCGCAAGGCTGCGGCCAGCCCCGCCATCGCCGCCGAAATCTCGGCCAACCGCGCTTTCGCCAACCAGCTGCAATTCGGCGGCACACCCGCGTGGGTTACGGCCAGCGGCACGCTGGAAGGCGCGGTCGGCGAAGATGCCTTGCGCAAGGCGCTGAACGAACCGGGCAGCGCACAGGGCGGGTGA
- a CDS encoding phosphatase domain-containing protein codes for MPLFGHPPTVFPYFGHRSAHRLTITARALRAREPAWHHTGDLAKMRALWQQFASREEPHLPVTLVVGTPDGAEQRHEVRADDEGYAHFSIDLNGWERPAHTAWETVRFEWMNRTGPQSTEGFVLAPGHATRMGVISDIDDTVIETGITGGPRALVRNWRRMLATMPDDRTPVPGAGQLYGRLAGSVLAQPDKEPGTRLIAPHRPFFYVSSSPWNLFGYLVAFMRSRSLPLGPLHLRDWDFNRATLGSSGHGAHKRLAAEGILATYPDMKFALIGDDTQGDLVAYSHLAADFPGRIAAIFIRHAGELHTAEELAAITRIEAAGVPFWHGESFEVGTEFLEQIGVSQTGDTAQIVDTIEKDADAKPEKTLKKSAANA; via the coding sequence ATGCCCTTGTTCGGACACCCGCCCACCGTCTTCCCCTATTTCGGCCACCGCAGCGCCCATCGCCTGACCATCACCGCCCGCGCCCTGCGCGCCCGCGAACCGGCGTGGCACCACACCGGCGACCTCGCCAAGATGCGCGCGCTGTGGCAGCAATTCGCCTCTCGCGAAGAGCCGCACCTGCCGGTTACGTTGGTGGTCGGCACACCCGATGGCGCGGAACAGCGGCACGAGGTTCGCGCCGATGACGAGGGCTATGCGCACTTTTCCATCGATCTGAACGGGTGGGAACGCCCCGCCCACACCGCTTGGGAAACTGTCCGCTTCGAATGGATGAACCGCACCGGCCCGCAATCGACGGAAGGGTTCGTCCTCGCTCCCGGCCATGCGACGCGGATGGGCGTGATTTCTGACATCGACGATACCGTAATCGAAACCGGCATCACCGGCGGCCCGCGGGCGTTGGTGCGCAACTGGCGGCGGATGCTGGCGACGATGCCTGATGACCGGACCCCGGTGCCGGGCGCGGGTCAGCTTTACGGCAGACTGGCAGGAAGCGTGCTGGCCCAGCCGGACAAGGAACCCGGCACCCGCCTGATCGCGCCGCACCGACCGTTCTTTTATGTCTCGTCCAGCCCGTGGAACCTTTTCGGCTATCTCGTGGCATTCATGCGGTCGCGCTCGCTCCCGCTCGGCCCGCTGCACTTGCGCGATTGGGACTTCAACCGTGCAACCTTGGGCTCATCCGGCCACGGCGCGCATAAGCGGCTGGCGGCGGAGGGCATTCTGGCCACCTACCCCGATATGAAATTCGCCCTGATCGGAGACGATACGCAGGGCGATCTGGTCGCCTATTCGCACCTTGCCGCCGACTTTCCGGGGCGCATTGCGGCGATCTTCATCCGGCACGCGGGCGAACTGCACACGGCGGAGGAACTGGCCGCAATCACCCGGATCGAGGCGGCTGGCGTGCCGTTCTGGCATGGCGAGAGTTTCGAGGTTGGCACGGAATTCCTTGAGCAGATCGGCGTATCGCAGACCGGCGACACCGCCCAGATCGTCGACACGATCGAGAAAGACGCCGACGCAAAACCCGAGAAAACGCTCAAGAAATCGGCCGCCAATGCTTGA
- a CDS encoding sterol desaturase family protein — protein sequence MADAASPTAPIVAIVLSALVMTAIVAVRYLLSSGGFALATRAKRPGLYKGLNRQIGAELRWSLLSAAIYGIPAGVVAWGWQQHGWTRIYTDAGTYPLWWMPVSLFVYLFAHDTWFYWTHRLMHEPHAFRIAHAVHHASRPPTAWAAMAFHPIEAITGTVVIPVLVFLIPIHVGVLLAVLTIMTVMGVTNHMGWEIFPRALVHSRLGGGLITASHHHLHHEKYRCNYGLYFRFWDRLCGTDSGVAQPGWDR from the coding sequence ATGGCCGACGCCGCTTCCCCCACAGCGCCGATCGTCGCGATCGTCCTGTCCGCGCTGGTGATGACCGCGATCGTCGCGGTGCGTTACCTGTTGTCGAGCGGCGGGTTCGCGCTGGCCACCCGCGCGAAACGACCGGGACTGTACAAGGGGCTGAACCGCCAGATCGGTGCGGAACTGCGCTGGTCGCTGCTCTCCGCCGCAATCTACGGCATTCCGGCGGGCGTGGTTGCTTGGGGCTGGCAGCAGCATGGCTGGACGCGAATCTACACCGATGCGGGCACCTATCCGCTGTGGTGGATGCCGGTGTCGCTGTTCGTCTACCTATTCGCGCATGACACGTGGTTCTACTGGACCCATCGCCTGATGCACGAACCGCACGCGTTTCGCATCGCCCACGCCGTGCACCACGCCAGCCGCCCGCCTACGGCCTGGGCCGCGATGGCATTTCACCCCATAGAGGCGATCACCGGCACGGTCGTGATTCCAGTGCTGGTTTTCCTGATCCCGATCCATGTCGGCGTGCTGCTCGCAGTGCTGACCATCATGACTGTCATGGGCGTGACCAACCACATGGGGTGGGAGATATTTCCTCGCGCCCTCGTTCATTCGCGCTTAGGGGGCGGGCTGATAACAGCCAGCCATCACCACCTTCATCACGAGAAGTATCGATGCAACTACGGCCTCTATTTCCGGTTCTGGGATCGCCTTTGCGGCACCGACAGCGGCGTGGCGCAGCCGGGGTGGGATCGATGA
- a CDS encoding sensor histidine kinase, translating to MSVLPVAPVPFFADKNRAFWRLQLLGWGGAMVLRAVSSLANAQPLTFLVLVAIATLTGFSLSLILSVLYRQLMNRRAIVTWGATAMVLAAAVGVYAFIDSWVISLYRPTAEPGFAQLFLGVFYLDLTLLGAWSALYYAINFYLQVEEANDRLLLLENQATSAQLAMLRYQLNPHFLFNTLNSISTLVLLKQTEPANAMLSRLSSFLRYTLINQPTGRVTIAQEIDTLKLYLDIERMRFEERLRTHFSIAPDVAKALLPSLLLQPLVENAIKYAVSTQEAGAEITVRAERIGDRLRITVSDTGPGIPHGTKASKLFGKVHGDGARSTGVGLVNIRERLAQAYGENQHFEIRSQPQDGFAVIIEIPFETDEEIEPEPVRQSGAGPVSAIRQRLARVDSAPETLSPATRST from the coding sequence ATGTCGGTGCTTCCCGTCGCGCCTGTCCCGTTCTTCGCGGACAAGAACCGCGCCTTCTGGCGGTTGCAGCTGCTCGGTTGGGGCGGCGCGATGGTGCTGCGCGCGGTGTCCAGCCTGGCCAATGCCCAGCCGCTGACGTTCCTCGTACTGGTCGCCATCGCGACGCTGACCGGCTTTTCGCTCTCGCTGATCCTGTCGGTGCTCTATCGCCAGCTGATGAACCGCCGCGCCATCGTGACGTGGGGCGCGACCGCGATGGTGCTGGCGGCGGCAGTCGGCGTCTATGCCTTTATCGATTCGTGGGTGATCTCGCTCTATCGCCCGACTGCGGAGCCGGGGTTCGCGCAGCTGTTCCTTGGCGTGTTCTACCTCGATCTCACGCTGCTGGGCGCGTGGTCGGCGCTCTATTACGCAATCAACTTTTACTTGCAGGTGGAAGAGGCGAACGACCGGCTGCTGCTGCTGGAAAATCAGGCGACCAGCGCGCAACTTGCTATGCTGCGCTATCAGCTGAACCCGCACTTCCTGTTCAACACGCTCAATTCGATCAGCACGCTGGTCCTGCTGAAACAGACCGAACCGGCAAACGCGATGCTGTCGCGGTTGTCGAGCTTTCTGCGCTATACCCTGATCAACCAGCCAACCGGACGCGTCACCATCGCGCAGGAAATCGATACGCTGAAACTCTACCTCGATATCGAGCGGATGCGGTTTGAAGAACGGCTGCGCACGCATTTCAGCATCGCGCCCGACGTGGCGAAGGCGCTGCTCCCCTCGCTTCTGCTGCAACCGCTGGTCGAAAACGCGATAAAGTACGCCGTCAGCACGCAAGAGGCCGGGGCAGAGATTACCGTCCGCGCCGAACGCATCGGCGACCGGCTGCGCATTACCGTGTCGGACACCGGCCCCGGCATTCCGCATGGGACGAAAGCCAGCAAGCTGTTCGGTAAGGTTCACGGCGATGGCGCACGGTCGACCGGCGTCGGCCTCGTCAACATTCGCGAAAGACTGGCGCAGGCCTATGGCGAGAACCAGCATTTCGAAATCCGATCCCAACCGCAAGATGGGTTCGCGGTAATCATCGAGATCCCCTTCGAAACCGATGAAGAAATCGAACCCGAACCCGTCCGGCAGTCCGGCGCAGGCCCGGTTTCCGCGATTCGTCAACGGCTTGCGCGCGTCGATTCCGCCCCTGAAACCTTGTCGCCCGCAACCCGTTCTACCTAG
- a CDS encoding M48 family metalloprotease: MRAPGGILAALLILAAIPAQAEPVRADSDQQLDPFHVVALLDRRVQSIGWRLAQANARFCKTTMQSTGLLVQDLQSWKRPDAARTAFDVDPSVQVIVGAVAEGSPAADAGLTTGEPIYTIGDTVLDSDLPPAVPGTFARQVQLLDRVDGLANRNGWLALGVDNAEDERTLLRIPARPVCASRFEIVTDGKRAQADGIRVLVSAEMALGLADDDQLAFVIAHELAHNALGHPQMLKREGRKWGRVRHTEREADRLAIWLMRNAEYDVGGARAFMLGWARSHDVGFLDPTHDAWDERLNGVDEEIALVAASPARPGEYDWSVRFPLDRAVAKPGG; this comes from the coding sequence ATGCGCGCGCCCGGCGGCATTCTTGCTGCCCTATTAATACTTGCCGCGATCCCGGCACAGGCGGAACCCGTCCGTGCCGACAGCGACCAGCAACTCGATCCGTTTCACGTCGTCGCCTTGCTCGACCGCCGGGTGCAGTCGATCGGCTGGCGATTGGCGCAGGCGAACGCCCGGTTTTGCAAGACCACGATGCAATCGACCGGCCTGCTGGTGCAGGACCTGCAAAGCTGGAAAAGGCCCGACGCTGCGCGCACCGCTTTCGACGTCGACCCATCGGTACAGGTCATCGTCGGCGCGGTAGCGGAAGGGTCGCCGGCGGCGGACGCGGGGCTAACCACCGGCGAACCGATCTACACCATCGGCGATACCGTGCTGGATAGCGACTTGCCGCCCGCAGTCCCCGGCACCTTCGCGCGGCAGGTCCAGTTGCTCGACCGCGTCGATGGCTTGGCTAACCGCAACGGCTGGCTGGCCTTGGGAGTCGATAATGCAGAGGACGAACGCACGCTGCTGCGCATTCCCGCAAGGCCGGTCTGCGCCAGCCGCTTCGAGATCGTAACGGACGGAAAGCGTGCGCAGGCCGATGGCATCCGTGTGCTGGTCAGTGCGGAAATGGCGCTCGGGCTGGCTGACGACGATCAGCTTGCCTTCGTCATCGCGCACGAACTCGCCCACAACGCGCTGGGCCACCCGCAGATGCTGAAGCGCGAGGGCCGCAAGTGGGGCCGCGTGCGCCATACAGAGCGGGAGGCGGACCGGCTGGCAATCTGGCTGATGCGCAATGCCGAGTACGACGTGGGCGGCGCGCGGGCCTTTATGCTCGGCTGGGCGCGCAGCCACGATGTCGGTTTCCTGGATCCGACGCATGACGCTTGGGACGAGCGGCTGAACGGCGTGGACGAGGAAATCGCTCTGGTCGCCGCAAGCCCGGCGCGTCCCGGCGAATATGACTGGTCCGTACGCTTCCCGCTGGACCGTGCCGTCGCCAAACCGGGTGGATGA
- a CDS encoding M48 family metalloprotease, whose amino-acid sequence MRNTYIRPLAHVAFLLALLLLGARPALAQSILRDAETEELLQDMAAPIVAAAGLDPKNVDIVLINDNSVNAFVAGGQAVYVHSGLIAEADTALQVQGVIAHELGHITGGHVIGFSDGAKKATNISILSLILGAAAAAAGGGEAAMGVIAAGQQAAMGSFLAFTRGQESAADLAGAQYLSGAGLSGKGSLEFFKKLQQLEHRAGYYAKEEDTFYRTHPLSRDRIETLQAVYEKDPAWQKPEDPVLEERFRRVKAKLYGYQAKPEDTLIAFPETDNSIPAHYARAYSRNKEALIGKSVAEADALLLAEPDNPYFLELKGQVLLESGQPDEALQPLRRAVTLSNNQPLIATLFGHALLATEDANHHEEAERVLRAAVARDRFNPTAWYMLGRIYADRGDTPRARLASAEQLMMTGRPDAALQNAAAAEASLPAETPDWLRAQDIKLEARAEIEQRKKRK is encoded by the coding sequence ATGCGCAACACATATATACGCCCACTGGCGCATGTCGCCTTTCTCCTCGCCCTGCTCCTGCTGGGCGCGCGGCCCGCGCTCGCGCAGTCCATCCTGCGCGATGCGGAGACCGAAGAGCTGTTGCAGGACATGGCCGCACCCATCGTAGCAGCGGCGGGGCTGGACCCGAAAAATGTCGACATCGTCCTGATCAACGACAATTCGGTGAACGCCTTCGTCGCGGGCGGGCAGGCGGTCTACGTTCATTCAGGTTTGATTGCTGAGGCGGACACCGCCTTGCAGGTACAGGGCGTAATCGCGCACGAACTGGGCCACATCACCGGCGGCCACGTAATCGGCTTTTCCGACGGTGCGAAGAAGGCCACGAATATCTCGATCCTCTCGCTGATCCTTGGCGCGGCGGCGGCAGCGGCTGGCGGCGGAGAGGCGGCGATGGGCGTGATCGCGGCGGGCCAGCAGGCGGCAATGGGCAGCTTCCTTGCCTTTACGCGCGGACAGGAATCGGCGGCGGACCTTGCCGGTGCGCAGTACCTTTCGGGCGCGGGCCTTTCGGGCAAGGGCAGCTTGGAGTTCTTCAAGAAACTGCAACAGCTGGAACACCGCGCCGGGTACTACGCAAAGGAGGAGGATACCTTCTATCGCACCCACCCGCTGTCGCGCGATCGTATCGAGACGCTGCAGGCGGTCTATGAAAAAGACCCCGCCTGGCAAAAGCCCGAAGATCCTGTGCTTGAGGAACGCTTTCGCCGGGTGAAGGCCAAGCTCTATGGCTATCAGGCAAAGCCCGAAGACACGCTGATCGCGTTTCCCGAAACCGACAATTCGATCCCCGCGCACTATGCCCGCGCCTATTCGCGCAACAAGGAAGCGCTGATCGGCAAGTCGGTGGCGGAAGCCGATGCGCTTTTGCTGGCAGAGCCGGACAACCCCTATTTCCTGGAGCTGAAGGGTCAGGTCTTGCTGGAATCGGGCCAGCCGGACGAAGCGCTACAGCCTTTGCGCCGCGCGGTTACGCTGTCGAACAACCAGCCGCTCATCGCCACGCTGTTCGGCCATGCGCTGCTGGCGACAGAGGACGCCAACCACCATGAAGAGGCCGAGCGCGTGTTGCGCGCCGCCGTCGCACGCGACCGGTTCAACCCGACCGCGTGGTACATGCTGGGCCGCATCTATGCCGATCGGGGTGATACGCCCCGCGCGCGGCTGGCCAGCGCCGAACAGCTGATGATGACCGGCAGGCCCGATGCCGCCTTGCAGAACGCCGCCGCGGCAGAGGCGTCGCTTCCGGCGGAAACCCCGGACTGGCTGCGGGCGCAGGATATCAAGCTGGAAGCGCGGGCAGAGATTGAACAGCGCAAGAAGCGCAAGTAG
- a CDS encoding HpcH/HpaI aldolase/citrate lyase family protein yields the protein MTVPALLRSVLYMPGSNARAIAKARTLPCDAVVMDLEDAVAPEAKADARGTIKAELAEGGFGARYMVVRINALSSEWGADDLRAMADAGMDAILAPKVDTADDVETLAKAMRDAGYSDQVALWVMIETPMAILNLASIAASAATTPLAGFVLGLNDLAKDSGIAQLPGRAAFQPVLTMSVLAARAHGLVVLDGVCNAIADEARLAAECEQARDGGFDGKTLIHPSQVEPTNRIFAPTEDEVAEAQAIVDAFADPANAGRGAIRVNGKMAEILHLTQARQCLARVEAIAAQGAS from the coding sequence TTGACCGTTCCCGCCCTGCTGCGTTCCGTTCTCTATATGCCCGGCTCTAACGCAAGGGCGATTGCCAAGGCGCGCACGCTGCCCTGCGATGCAGTGGTGATGGATCTGGAAGACGCGGTCGCACCAGAGGCGAAGGCGGATGCGCGCGGCACGATCAAGGCAGAGCTGGCCGAGGGCGGCTTCGGCGCGCGGTACATGGTCGTGCGGATCAACGCGCTCAGCAGCGAATGGGGCGCGGACGACCTGCGCGCGATGGCCGATGCCGGGATGGACGCGATCCTTGCGCCCAAAGTCGATACGGCGGACGACGTCGAAACGCTGGCCAAGGCGATGCGCGATGCGGGCTATTCCGACCAGGTCGCGCTGTGGGTGATGATCGAGACGCCGATGGCAATCCTGAACCTTGCCTCTATCGCCGCCAGCGCGGCGACCACGCCGCTGGCCGGGTTCGTGCTTGGCCTCAACGATCTGGCCAAGGATAGCGGCATTGCCCAGCTGCCCGGACGTGCCGCGTTTCAGCCGGTTTTGACGATGAGCGTGCTGGCCGCCCGCGCCCACGGGCTGGTCGTGCTGGACGGCGTATGCAACGCGATTGCCGACGAAGCACGGCTGGCCGCCGAATGCGAACAGGCGCGCGACGGCGGGTTCGATGGCAAGACGCTGATCCACCCCAGCCAGGTCGAGCCGACAAACCGCATTTTCGCCCCGACAGAGGATGAAGTGGCAGAGGCGCAGGCAATCGTCGATGCCTTTGCCGATCCCGCCAATGCCGGGCGCGGCGCGATCCGCGTCAACGGAAAAATGGCTGAAATCCTGCACCTGACACAGGCGCGGCAGTGCCTTGCGCGGGTAGAGGCCATCGCCGCGCAGGGTGCATCTTAA